The following are encoded together in the Bacillota bacterium genome:
- a CDS encoding sigma 54-interacting transcriptional regulator: MARLSEENDLLLKAAKPYISWLKREALCEKFTVHLGDREGTFLLVACGKDKARKRVCEQLGVIPGALWREATVGTCAHVLSLITKGPVQLWGPEHYSNDEVWQGVTCSSAPIFDAFGNLAGVLSVSSNSYYRQGPNTLRMVASIALAIQQHFQNLTKEAVFASIFANAEEYAFVVINERGLIVRVNKQALDILSPVCANPVGHHFEAVLGGKSEYFIHTALQCNQSFRDIEIELEQAHPPLLLRGDILCIKNDLEKACGCLVVIKGVNRRSSFKGSKEHPSSKSLDLSLHGFRSSRTASEMKTISFDGITIILGSSPRLANAIALAQKVAPTDANILLQGESGTGKDVFARYIHHLSRPGKPFIALNCAAIPKSLIESELFGYEGGSFTGADRKGRRGKIELAQGGTLFLDEIGDMPLELQPALLRVLEEKRLMRVGGNCYLPVDFRLIAASNRNLLEEVRRGNFRLDLYYRIAIFKITLPPLRDRGSDILELAHYFIQAVSEKLEIPPPALSDDAKRRLLEHPWPGNVRELQNAILHAVSMCQGGVIRASDLPEEIGGNETLLSLPAPSGVSASAALSPDSSALSGSDEALLPVKEMEKRAITRALLQTDYNIREAAAILGLSKSTLYRKIQEYGLRPSPRRRSHETYTYN; this comes from the coding sequence TTGGCCAGACTATCTGAGGAGAACGATCTTCTTCTAAAGGCGGCAAAGCCATACATTAGTTGGCTGAAAAGGGAGGCACTCTGCGAAAAGTTCACCGTACACCTGGGGGATAGAGAAGGAACATTCCTGCTTGTTGCCTGCGGTAAGGACAAAGCAAGGAAAAGGGTTTGTGAGCAACTTGGGGTGATTCCTGGTGCGCTCTGGAGAGAGGCTACAGTGGGAACTTGTGCTCATGTATTGAGCCTGATCACAAAGGGTCCTGTACAGTTGTGGGGCCCGGAACACTACAGTAATGACGAGGTCTGGCAGGGAGTTACGTGCTCTTCAGCGCCAATCTTTGACGCTTTTGGGAACCTCGCAGGTGTTCTGAGCGTATCAAGCAATAGCTATTATCGTCAGGGTCCAAATACGCTACGCATGGTAGCTTCCATAGCTCTGGCAATCCAGCAGCATTTCCAGAATCTCACGAAAGAGGCCGTCTTTGCCAGCATATTCGCGAACGCAGAGGAATATGCCTTTGTTGTAATCAACGAAAGAGGACTCATTGTCCGGGTAAATAAACAAGCACTGGATATCCTTTCCCCTGTCTGTGCGAATCCTGTGGGGCATCACTTTGAAGCTGTTCTAGGAGGTAAAAGTGAGTACTTCATCCACACCGCGCTCCAGTGTAATCAGTCTTTCCGTGACATAGAAATTGAACTGGAACAAGCCCACCCACCTCTTCTGCTTCGAGGAGACATCCTTTGTATCAAGAACGACCTTGAGAAAGCATGTGGGTGCCTCGTAGTCATTAAGGGTGTGAACCGCAGAAGTAGCTTTAAAGGATCCAAGGAGCACCCTTCGTCCAAGTCGCTAGACCTTTCGTTGCATGGTTTCCGGTCTTCTCGAACCGCTTCGGAAATGAAAACAATCTCTTTTGATGGGATAACGATCATATTGGGAAGCTCTCCGCGGCTGGCCAATGCCATTGCGCTGGCCCAGAAGGTGGCACCGACCGACGCAAACATCCTCCTGCAAGGGGAAAGCGGCACCGGAAAGGATGTTTTTGCGCGCTATATTCACCACCTTAGCCGACCGGGAAAGCCTTTTATTGCCCTTAATTGTGCCGCCATTCCCAAGAGCCTGATCGAAAGCGAACTCTTCGGGTATGAAGGCGGCTCCTTTACAGGTGCCGACCGCAAAGGCAGGCGGGGAAAGATTGAACTGGCTCAGGGTGGAACCCTCTTCCTAGACGAGATTGGAGATATGCCTTTAGAACTCCAGCCGGCGCTCCTGCGGGTACTCGAAGAAAAGAGACTCATGCGCGTGGGAGGAAACTGCTATCTCCCGGTTGATTTCCGGCTCATCGCGGCATCAAACAGAAACCTTTTAGAAGAGGTAAGGAGGGGTAACTTTCGCCTGGACTTATACTACCGAATTGCGATTTTCAAGATCACGCTTCCTCCCTTGCGAGATCGCGGTTCGGATATCCTCGAGTTGGCTCATTACTTCATTCAGGCTGTTTCTGAGAAACTAGAAATTCCCCCACCTGCCTTGAGTGATGATGCGAAAAGAAGGCTTCTCGAACACCCCTGGCCCGGTAATGTAAGAGAGTTGCAAAATGCCATTCTCCACGCGGTCAGCATGTGTCAAGGCGGAGTGATCCGTGCCAGCGACCTCCCCGAAGAAATCGGAGGAAACGAGACCCTGCTTTCCTTGCCTGCTCCGTCCGGAGTGTCCGCTTCTGCTGCTCTTTCTCCGGATTCTTCAGCTCTTTCAGGTAGTGATGAAGCCCTTCTCCCAGTGAAAGAAATGGAAAAAAGAGCCATTACAAGAGCCTTGCTGCAAACAGATTACAACATCCGCGAGGCGGCAGCTATCTTGGGATTGAGCAAGTCAACATTGTACAGGAAAATCCAGGAGTACGGCTTGCGTCCCTCCCCAAGACGGCGAAGCCACGAAACCTATACTTATAACTAA